The following coding sequences are from one Rhineura floridana isolate rRhiFlo1 chromosome 2, rRhiFlo1.hap2, whole genome shotgun sequence window:
- the SPC25 gene encoding kinetochore protein Spc25 isoform X1 produces the protein MAQTNDDELAILEKEIKEFWTKFKTTCCSESIDQTLGLRDLWQESLSKLSDKWSKRLKEGDQIINKFHEYTDEFCQNNKSIEEKQEKLSEVLANIKDGKKEETNLMDSIQELKEELIRKRETESKATEEMVERLHKAEKLFKERLGLEIRKTDVNHLQFIFRCIDHKDLEKPYVLTLSINEEGAYEVISCSPPLDGIEELQQKVRETSNFSAFIANIRKDFIAVTYK, from the exons ATGGCTCAGACAAACGATGATGAACTGGCAATACTTGAAAAAGAGATAAAGGAATTTTGGACTAAGTTCAAAACAACTTGTTGCAGTGAATCAATTGACCAGACGTTGGGGCTGAGAGACTTATGGCAGGAATCCTTAAGCAAGCTTTCAG ACAAATGGTCGAAGAGGTTAAAAGAAGGGGACCAAATCATCAATAAATTTCACGAGTATACAGATG AATTCTGCCAGAATAACAAATCTATTGAAGAAAAACAGGAGAAATTATCAGAAGTACTTGCTAATATTAAGGATGGCAAAAAAGAAGAGACAAACTTGATGGATAGCATTCAGGAGCTTAAAGAAGAACTGATCAGAAAAAGGGAAA CTGAAAGCAAAGCCACAGAAGAAATGGTAGAAAGACTTCATAAGGCTGAAAAATTATTTAAAGAGCGGCTTGGATTAGAAATACGCAAAACTGATG TTAATCATTTGCAATTTATATTCCGTTGTATTGACCACAAGGATCTTGAGAAACCATATGTGCTTACCCTTTCCATCAATGAAGAGGGAGCTTATGAAG TGATCTCTTGTTCTCCGCCTTTGGATGGTATAGAAGAACTGCAGcaaaaagtgagagaaaccagCAATTTTTCTGCATTTATTGCTAACATCCGCAAAGACTTCATCGCTGTGACTTATAAATAA
- the SPC25 gene encoding kinetochore protein Spc25 isoform X2, protein MAQTNDDELAILEKEIKEFWTKFKTTCCSESIDQTLGLRDLWQESLSKLSEFCQNNKSIEEKQEKLSEVLANIKDGKKEETNLMDSIQELKEELIRKRETESKATEEMVERLHKAEKLFKERLGLEIRKTDVNHLQFIFRCIDHKDLEKPYVLTLSINEEGAYEVISCSPPLDGIEELQQKVRETSNFSAFIANIRKDFIAVTYK, encoded by the exons ATGGCTCAGACAAACGATGATGAACTGGCAATACTTGAAAAAGAGATAAAGGAATTTTGGACTAAGTTCAAAACAACTTGTTGCAGTGAATCAATTGACCAGACGTTGGGGCTGAGAGACTTATGGCAGGAATCCTTAAGCAAGCTTTCAG AATTCTGCCAGAATAACAAATCTATTGAAGAAAAACAGGAGAAATTATCAGAAGTACTTGCTAATATTAAGGATGGCAAAAAAGAAGAGACAAACTTGATGGATAGCATTCAGGAGCTTAAAGAAGAACTGATCAGAAAAAGGGAAA CTGAAAGCAAAGCCACAGAAGAAATGGTAGAAAGACTTCATAAGGCTGAAAAATTATTTAAAGAGCGGCTTGGATTAGAAATACGCAAAACTGATG TTAATCATTTGCAATTTATATTCCGTTGTATTGACCACAAGGATCTTGAGAAACCATATGTGCTTACCCTTTCCATCAATGAAGAGGGAGCTTATGAAG TGATCTCTTGTTCTCCGCCTTTGGATGGTATAGAAGAACTGCAGcaaaaagtgagagaaaccagCAATTTTTCTGCATTTATTGCTAACATCCGCAAAGACTTCATCGCTGTGACTTATAAATAA